In Penicillium oxalicum strain HP7-1 chromosome I, whole genome shotgun sequence, a single window of DNA contains:
- a CDS encoding Actin-related protein, giving the protein MPAYHSIFLEDRDVPVIGTMPRPQLFCCPVALQMSGRRMSWNFPILPLRTRTRGPAYTLAALPPNTPDMDVTPENESYDCVDEILSLFRANVLFRNFEINGPADRMLIYGTLFISECLGKVKPTMSARDAEKALINAALDSFAIPGDVSFPLNQAFEPPRDRQDAETLRAYISQVRQEIAMRLHARLYPGGEGPSKFWLSFTKRKFMGKSL; this is encoded by the exons ATGCCG GCTTATCACTCCATCTTCCTAGAGGACCGTGATGTCCCCGTGATAGGTACCATGCCCCGCCCGCAGCTGTTCTGCTGCCCTGTTGCTCTTCAAATGTCTGGACGCCGCATGAGCT GGAACTTCCCTATTCTGCCATTGCGCACACGAACTCGTGGTCCCGCGTACACACTCGCTGCGCTACCCCCCAACACGCCAGACATGGACGTCACCCCCGAGAATGAATCCTACGATTGCGTTGACGAGATCCTGTCCCTCTTCCGTGCCAATGTGCTGTTCCGAAACTTTGAGATCAACGGCCCTGCAGACCGCATGCTCATCTACGGAACCCTCTTCATTAGCGAGTGCCTGGGCAAGGTGAAGCCTACGATGAGTGCCCGCGATGCTGAGAAG GCGTTGATAAATGCTGCACTCGATAGCTTCGCCATTCCTGGTGATGTCTCATTCCCCTTGAACCAGGCCTTTGAGCCTCCCCGTGATCGTCAGGATGCGGAGACTCTGCGGGC ATACATCTCGCAGGTGCGGCAGGAAATTGCTATGCGACTACACGCCAGATTATACCCCGGTGGGGAGGGACCTTCCAAG TTCTGGCTCAGCTTCACAAAGAGAAAGTTCATGGGCAAGAGCCTGTAG
- a CDS encoding Replication factor C subunit 3 has protein sequence MSDHEDEMDVDAPSKDIQFSSENASGKKRTVADLPIQAQDNLPWVEKYRPSTLDDVSGHQDILATINKFVEKNRLPHLLLYGPPGTGKTSTILALARRIYGTKNMRQMVLELNASDDRGIDVVREQIKTFASTKQIFSMAPASKDSTSALAGFKLIILDEADAMTSTAQMALRRIMEKYTANTRFCIIANYTHKLSPALLSRCTRFRFSPLKEADIRVLVDQVIEKENVRIQPEAVESLVRLSKGDMRRALNVLQACHASSIPLPTRDAPNAPLAEHELITNETIYDCIAAPHPGDIETIMRTILSTSDVTSCLNTVNTLKSSKGLALADILSALADQLQRLDVPAQTRVTWLEGLAEIEWRLSGGGSEVIQTGGLVGVVRNGCELMGDKGVAMA, from the exons ATGTCAGATCACGAAGATGAAATGGACGTGGATGCTCCTTCCAAGGACATCCAATTCAGCTCGGAGAATGCTAGTGGAAAGAAGAGGACAGTGGCCGATCTGCCAATTCAAGCTCAAGACAATCTCCCATG GGTCGAGAAATATCGTCCGAGTACGCTAGATGATGTCTCCGGCCATCAAGACATCCTGGCCACGATCAACAAATTCGTCGAAAAGAAC CGCCTacctcatctccttctctaTGGTCCTCCCGGAACGGGCAAGACATCTACTATTTTGGCACTTGCCCGGCGGATATACGGGACGAAGAACATGCGGCAGATGGTGCTCGAGCTCAATGCCAGTGACGATCGTGGCATTGACGTCGTCCGAGAACAGATCAAAACTTTTGCAA GCACGAAACAAATATTCTCCATGGCCCCTGCATCCAAGGACAGTACCTCGGCGCTTGCGGGCTTCAAGTTGATCATCCTCGACGAGGCTGACGCCATGACATCCACAGCGCAGATGGCCCTGCGTCGGATTATGGAAAAATACACCGCAAACACTCGGTTCTGCATCATCGCCAACTACACACATAAATTGTCGCCTGCTCTTTTGTCACGATGTACGCGGTTCCGATTCAGTCCCCTCAAAGAGGCCGATATTCGAGTGCTGGTCGATCAAGTGatcgaaaaggaaaatgtGCGGATTCAACCCGAGGCGGTAGAGAGTCTTGTTCGACTCAGTAAGGGAGACATGCGACGAGCGCTGAATGTTCTTCAAGCCTGCCATGCCAGCA GTATCCCGTTGCCGACGCGGGACGCCCCAAATGCGCCCTTGGCGGAACATGAACTGATCACCAACGAAACCATCTACGACTGCATCGCGGCTCCTCATCCCGGTGATATCGAAACAATCATGCGCACAATTCTTTCCACCAGTGACGTGACCTCATGTCTCAACACGGTGAACACGCTCAAATCTAGCAAAGGCCTGGCTTTGGCTGATATTCTATCGGCCTTGGCCGACCAGCTACAACGGTTGGACGTCCCCGCACAAACACGCGTCACGTGGCTCGAGGGTCTCGCCGAGATCGAATGGCGCTTATCGGGCGGTGGCTCCGAAGTGATTCAAACGGGTGGTTTGGTGGGCGTGGTCCGCAATGGCTGCGAATTAATGGGTGACAAGGGTGTCGCGATGGCATGA
- a CDS encoding Peptidyl-prolyl isomerase cwc27 gives MSTQYASEPNPTASATLHTTIGPIHISLFANQAPLTCKNFLQHCKDNYYAGTIFHRIVPDFVVQGGDPTGTGSGGTSIYEYPEFEYDPEARDPNERVVLRDEIHSRLRFNRRGQVGMAKSEDGSYGSQFFITLGNTEREMNGQCTLFGRLEGDSIFNVLKIAEMDRVEGTDRPIYPVKVTSCEVGELGPLAGKLKDRQTISTATAEADEQASKRKNKKKKAAKGGKVLLSFGDDEGDEGMPIRPAKPKFNTKLVADVSGTDNETTARKTSQNTTEKEPSSTIRKRPRSPSPDRPPSPVRKQRIKTPEPQAQLPLPDPESPSRSPTPVSPPSKEVSSKLSRMEAEIASLKASMRRNVDIGPADVGRKKSALEAMIPETATRGRKRPAPGSTNGAAAGSSSRNSAEKAALDMFNAFKAKLEGATESKGPTSHNHTNAHSHETEAKGKSHQEDAQDEDEEAQLCDLHFIANCQSCKSWNDPDANADEDEEVHDQGWLNHTLRFGKDTLGKDLNWKKEHPDDADSLMVIDPREKEKDLGGPSGRKRGLQRDWERERKRERAGEREWDRAGK, from the coding sequence ATGTCTACTCAGTATGCCAGTGAGCCGAACCCCACGGCCTCGGCGACACTCCATACGACCATCGGTCCGATTCACATTTCCCTTTTCGCCAACCAGGCGCCGCTTACTTGCAAAAACTTCCTCCAGCACTGCAAGGACAACTACTACGCCGGCACAATCTTTCACCGTATTGTCCCAGACTTTGTAGTTCAAGGTGGCGATCCTACGGGCACTGGATCCGGAGGTACCTCCATCTACGAGTATCCCGAGTTCGAATATGATCCCGAAGCACGCGACCCGAACGAGCGCGTCGTCCTTCGAGATGAAATTCACAGTCGACTGCGCTTCAATCGACGTGGCCAGGTGGGCATGGCCAAGAGCGAGGATGGATCATACGGAAGCCAGTTCTTCATCACGCTGGGAAACACGGAGCGGGAGATGAACGGGCAATGCACGTTGTTTGGGAGACTGGAAGGGGACAGCATCTTCAATGTGTTGAAGATTGCAGAAATGGATCGTGTAGAGGGAACTGACCGGCCCATTTATCCCGTCAAAGTGACCTCTTGCGAAGTCGGGGAATTGGGACCTTTGGCAGGGAAATTGAAGGATCGGCAAACCATCTCCACGGCCACTGCAGAAGCCGACGAGCAAGCGTCCAAaaggaagaacaagaagaagaaggccgccaaggGAGGAAAGGTCTTACTTAGTTTCGGCGACGACGAAGGGGACGAGGGCATGCCCATACGTCCAGCCAAGCCAAAATTTAACACCAAATTGGTCGCCGATGTGTCAGGCACAGACAATGAGACCACGGCGAGGAAGACGTCACAAAATACCACTGAAAAGGAGCCCTCCTCCACAATTCGCAAAAGACCTCGATCCCCTTCACCAGATCGGCCTCCCTCACCCGTGCGCAAACAAAGAATCAAAACCCCCGAACCGCAAGCGCAATTACCACTACCAGACCCAGAATCGCCCTCTCGCTCTCCAACCCCAGTCTCTCCACCATCCAAGGAAGTTTCTTCGAAGCTCTCGCGAATGGAAGCGGAGATTGCTTCGTTGAAAGCGTCCATGCGACGAAACGTCGACATCGGGCCTGCCGACGTCGGCCGCAAAAAGTCTGCTCTCGAGGCCATGATCCCTGAGACGGCTACTCGTGGTCGAAAAAGGCCAGCGCCCGGTTCGACCAACGGCGCCGCGGCAGGCTCAAGCTCCAGAAACTCTGCTGAAAAGGCAGCGCTTGACATGTTTAATGCATTCAAAGCCAAGCTTGAGGGAGCAACAGAATCCAAAGGTCCAACATCACATAATCACACCAATGCCCACTCTCACGAAACCGAGGCCAAGGGTAAATCCCATCAGGAAGATGCacaagatgaggatgaagaagcacAGCTCTGCGATCTACATTTCATCGCCAATTGTCAGTCCTGTAAATCGTGGAATGATCCCGATGCCAACgcagacgaggacgaagaggttCATGATCAAGGCTGGCTGAATCATACCCTACGATTCGGCAAAGACACACTAGGCAAAGATCTCAACTGGAAGAAGGAACATCCCGATGATGCGGATTCGCTGATGGTGATTG